GGCGGAGAAGTTCGGCATGACGGTGGCCAGGAATTTCTTGGTGGATTCCAGGTCACCGGCCGGACCGCCCATGGCGGTGTAGTCGATATGGGCGTCGGGGGTGAAGATCTCGTCGAGCAGCTCCCACTGATGGGTGTCCACGGCATGGGAATAGCGGACCATGAGGTCCGCTATTTCCATGCGGTCCGAGATCTCTTGCAGGGACAGCAATGGTGCCTCCGAGTGGTGCCGAAAACAGTTCAGGGACGGTGGGCCAGCGTACGGCGAGGCAGCCGTTGATCTTGCGGAATTCCAAAGAACCGGGGATGCAATAGATCTCGTTCAGACCGGTCCGTCAGCAGCGGACGCGGACCCACCGCGTCGGTCGATCCGGCGGCCGACGCCTAAGGTAGGTCCGTGCCCAGCATCGTTTTGCAGCGGGTGAGCCTCGGACACGGGTCGGCGGCGGTGCTCACCGAGGTCGAGGCCACCTTCGCGGCCGCGCGGTGTACCGCCGTGACGGGTCCCAGCGGGGCCGGCAAGACCACGCTGCTGCGCCTGCTCAACCGCTTCGGCGAACCCGACAGCGGACGTGTCCTGCTGGACGGGACGCCGGTCGCCGAGCTGGACGTGCTGGCGCTGCGGCGTCGGGTGGGGCTGGTGCCGCAGCGGCCGGTCCTGCTCACCGATACCGTGGCCGACGAGATCCGGGTGGGGCAGGCGGTGAGCGCCGAACGCGTCCAGGAACTGATCCAGGCAGTCGGTTTACCCGAGGGCTTCGCGGTGCGCCGCTGTGCGGAGCTGTCCGGCGGTGAGGCGCAACGGGTTTGCCTGGCGCGAGCGCTGGCCGTGCGGCCGGAGGTGCTGCTGCTGGACGAACCGACCTCGGCGCTGGACGGGGTGTCGGCGGCGGCGATCGGGGACCTCGTGCGCGCACACGTCGCAGCGGGCGGGAGTGTGGTGCTGGTCAGCCACGACCCGGGTTTCGTGGCGGACGTCGCCGACGAGGTGTGGACGTTGCGGGGCGGTCGGCTCACCCCGGTCGCGCAGGCGGGAAATCAGTCGTGACGGCCGGGCTCTCGGTTCCGGACTGGACGGGCGTCGGGGCCTCGCTGAGCCTGGTGGCGATCGCGGCGGCGATCGCGTATCGACAGCAATTGCATCTGACGCGGGAGCTGCTGATCGCGTCCGCGCGGGCCGGGGTGCAGCTGGTCGCGGTCGGCGCGATCCTGCTGATCCTGTTTCGCCACACCGGATTACCGGGCGCGCTCGGCTGGGTGGTTTTGATGATCGTCATCGCCGGTCAGGTGGCAGGCCGGCGCGGCGCGGGGCTGCCGCACGCCCGGCGCTCGGCGACCATCGGGGTGGCGTTCGGCGCGTGCCTGACGCTGGGCGCGCTGATCGTGCTGGGCATCATCTCCACGCAAGCGCGCGTGGTGGTGCCGGTGGGCGGGATGATCGTGTCCTCGGCGATGCAGGCGACCGGGATCGCGCTGCGCCGGCTGGTCGAGGATGCCCGGCGCGCCCGGGATGCGGTGGAAGCCCGCCTGGCGCTGGGGCTTTCGGCGCGGCAGGCGTTCCTGCCGCATCAGCGTTCGGCCTTGCGGACCGCGCTCATCCCGGCCATCGACGCGACGAAAGTGGTCGGTCTGATCAGTCTGCCGGGCGCGATGACGGGTCTGATTCTGGCGGGCGTGGATCCGCTCACCGCCATCCGCTACCAGATAGTCGTGATGTACATGCTGCTGGCCGCGACCACCCTCGCGGCGCTGGCGGCCACCCGGGTGGCCGAGCGCACCCTCTTCGACGACGCGCAGCGTCTGATTCGGTTGCCGGACTGAGACTTCGGCCCACAGAATCCTAATGGGTGGGATTTCACATGCGAGTGCGCCATCCGAAATGCCGCAATCGTTCCGACGTCCCCGATAAGATGGCCGGGGGACGGGTGGTTTCGTAGCATGGCTGCCGCGCTTCCACAGGGTAGCCGTGGCATCCGTGTCCGAGAGAGCGGGGCCGATTATGCGAGCGTCGAAACCGAGCAAATTCACCATCGGACAACATCATCAGGGCAGACGCCGGTGGGGGCTGTCCCGACCGGTCGCCGCGGCCCTCACCGGGCACGACGAAACCTGCGGCCGTGCCCCGGAATCCATTTCCCGGCCGCTGGACCCCGCCACCGAGCGAAGAGCCCGCCGCCGCCTCGGCGAGGCGCGCACCGCCATCGAACCGGTATTGCGGTCCGCGGTCGGTGCACTCGCCGACCCGCTCGACCGGATGGCCGGCTATCACTTCGGCTGGTGCGATGCCGACGGCGTGGAAATCGCCGGTGCGCAAGGCAAAGCGCTACGCCCGGCCCTGACCTTCGCCGCCGCCAGAGCCTGCGGCGGCGACGCGAACAAGGCGGTGCACGCCGCGGCCGCGGTCGAACTGCTACACAACTTCTCGCTCGTGCACGACGATGTGATGGACACCGATCCGTTCCGGCACGGCCGCCCGACGGTGTGGCGGGTGTGGGGTGAGACCAGCGCGACCCTGCTCGGGGACGCGTTGCAGGCGTTGGCGCTCGGGGTGCTGTGCGACGGTGCGCCCGAAGGGGTGACGTCGGAGGCGGTCATCCGGCTGGCCCGCGCCACGGTGATGCTGTGCCGCGGCCAATACGAGGACTGCGCCTTCGAGAGCCGGCCCGCGGTGACCGTCGACCAGTACCTGTCGATGGCGGCGGGCAAGACCGGCGCGCTGCTGGGATGCGCGTGCGCGCTGGGCGCACTGTGCGCGGGGGCCGATCATCGCGTGGTCTCCGCCATGCACACCTTCGGCACCGAACTCGGCCTGGTGTTCCAACTGGTCGACGACTTCATCGACATCTGGGGCGATCCGGAGGTCACCGGAAAACCGGCGCACAGCGACCTGCTTCACCGCAAGCAATCCTTCCCGGTGGTGTGCGCGCTGGAATCCGAGACCGCGGCCGGGCGCGATCTGGCTCGGTTGTATCAGTCCCGCCACCCCATGACCGCGGCCCGCGCGGCCCGGGCGGCGGACATGATCGAGGAGGCCGGGGGCCGGCAGCGCACCCTGCGCCACGCGTCCAACGCGCTCGACGCGGCCTTCGAATCCCTACCCGACGAACCGGCGGCCGCGGATCTGGCCGCCCTGGCGCGGCTGGTGGCACACCGCGATCGCTAGGCGCACAAGCGATCTCACTCCTCGCGCCGGGGACGTCAGCCCGACGTCACCGGCGCGGCGGTGGGGTTGTCCGAGCCGCCGAATCGAATTCCCTTGGCTTCCTTGCCGATCGCGGTCAGGATGGCGACGGCCAGGAACACCGGCACGGCGGTGACGGCGAGCGCGAACGGGTAGCCGTGGGATTCGGCCAGGCGCTCCTGGATCGGCAGGTTGAGCGAGGCCAGCAGATTGCCGAGCTGATAGGTGACGCCCGGATAGAACCCGCGAATGGCATCGGGCGACATCTCGGTGAGATGCGCGGGAATCACACCCCACGCGCCTTGCACCGCGACCTGAATCAGTAACGAGCCCAGGCACAGCATGGCCGCGGTACGGGAGTAGGCGAACAACGGCACGATCGGCAATCCCAGCAGCGCACAGAAGATGATCGTGTACCGGCGTCCGTACTTCTGCGACAGGCTGCCGAAGATCAGGCCGCCGAGGATCGCGCCGATGTTGTAGATGACGGCGATCCACTTCGCGGTCGCGGTGGACAGGCCGGCGCCGCCGTGCTGGGTGGCCGACAGGAAGGTCGGGTAGACGTCCTGGGTGCCGTGGCTCATCCAGTTGAACGCGGTCATGAGGATGACCAGGTAGACGAAGCGGCGCACGATGGCGGGGTTGGTGAGGATGTCGCGGAACGAGGTTCGTGTGGAGATCATCCGCTGCTGGGTGGACTGCCACACCTCCGATTCCTTCACCCGGGCCCGGAGAATCAGAATGATCAGCGCGGGAATGACCGACAGGCCGAACAGCCAGCGCCACGACAGGCCGAGCCAGTTGGTCACCAGCAGTGAGGCCAGCGACGCGAGCAGGTAGCCGAAGGAGTAGCCCTCCTGGAGCAGGCCGGAGAAGAAGCCGCGGCGTTCGGCCGGAATCTTCTCCATCGCCAAAGCCGCGCCCAGCCCCCATTCGCCGCCCATGCCGATGCCGTAGATCATGCGCAGGATCACCAGCACGGTGAAGTTGGGGGAAAACGCGCACAGGAAACCGACGACGGAGTACATCGCGACGTCCACCATGAGCGGGATGCGGCGGCCGATCCGGTCGGCCCACAGTCCGAACAGCAGCGCGCCCACCGGCCGCATGATCAAGGTCGCCGTGGTGATGAACGCGACCTCGCTCTTCTGCATGTGGAAGCTTTTCGCGATGTCGGCGTAGACGAAGACGACCAGGAAGTAGTCGAAGGCGTCCATGGTCCAGCCCAGCTGGGCGGCAAGGAACGCGTTGCGCTGATCTGGGGTGAGTCGCGTGCGTATCGCCATGGTGCGCGATCCTGTCCTCGGGCAATCAATCTTGCGCGCCCGCAACGATCTTCGCGGGGGAATCCGGCAATACCACTTCGGGGTGAGATCAAAACAAAAGTACCTGTAACCGGCGGTCACAGGTACTTTGGCTTTTCGGAAATATTCTGATGAGGTAGCCAGACTGTATCAGAGCCGCCGCAGCCGTGCCATCCAGGCCGCGATATCGACCAGGCCGGAGGCCGACACCTCGAGACCGGCGGCCTGATCGGCGACGACCGGGGTCACGCGGCCGCGGTAGCGGGTGGGTTCGAGGCGTTCCAATTCCCAGCCGTCGGTGAAGGATTCGCGGATCAACATATCGCTGATTCGGGGGCCGAAACCGGGCTCGGCGTCCGAGAGGGCCAGCAGGTGCAGGGTGCCGCCGGGCTTGCAGACCGCATGCAGGCTGCGGACGTAGGCGGCGCGGGTGTCCGGGTCGGTGCCGAAGACATGGAACAGGGCGCTGTCGACCACGGTGTCGAAGGCGGCCTGGAACTCCGGGCGGTCACCGAGGGTGAGGGCGTCGGCCACCTCGAAGCGGACATCGGGGACATCGCGGGACTTGGCATTGGCGCGCGCGTAATCGATTGCGCTGGGGGAGAAGTCGATGCCGAGCACGTCGTACCCGAGGGCGGTGAGCAGGATGGTGTGCTCACCGGCGCCGCAGCCCGGTTCGAGGACGCGGCCGTTGATCTCACCGGCCCGTTCGAGCGCGACGATGGCCGGCTGGGGTTCGCCGATCACCCACGGGGCGGTGTCTTCTTCGTAGACGGTGTTCCAGGAATCTGCCGGTCGAGTCATGATTCCACTCTGCAACCTCGAGTCCGCTCGAGGTCAATCCCGCGATTGATGTCAACCCGGGGAGGCGGAGCATCGACAATGTTGGTCATGCCCAAGTCTTGTCTGCTGTTGCAGCTGCGACCCGAGCAAGCGGCCTCCGACCAGGAGTACCAGGCGATCCTCGAAGCGGGCGGGCTAGCGGCCTCCGAGGTGGTGCGGGTCGAGATGAATCGGGGGATGCCGGATATCGACCTCGACGCGCACTGGGCCGTCATCGTCGGCGGCGGACCGAGCAACGTCAGCTATCCGGAAGCCAAGAAGTACGACTACCAGAAGGTGTTCGAGCCGGAGTTGCGGAAGCTGCTCATCGAGATCGTGCGGCAAGACTTTCCGTATCTCGGGGCTTGCTATGGGTTGAGCATGCTGGCCGAAGCGTTGGGTGGGGTGGTCAGTACCGAGCGCTACGGCGAGACCGCCGGGGCGACGACCATCGAGCTCACCGAGAACGCCGCGAAAGACACTCTGCTCCACGGACTTCCAGAATCGTTCCGGGCTTTCGTGGGGCACAAGGAATCCTGCCAAGACGTCCCGCCGGGTTCAGTACTGCTGGCACGATCGGCCGGATGTCCGGTTCAGGGGGTTCGAGTGGGAGAGAACGTCTACGCCACCCAATTCCACCCCGAACTCGACGGCCACGGCCTGGCCCTGCGAATCGAGATCTATCGCCACGAGGGATATTTCGACCCGAACGAGGCAGACTCACTCACCGAGCTCGGTCACCGGGAGAACATCTCTGTGCCACAAGAGATCTTGCGGCGCTTCGTTGAGCGCTACCGGCCGTAGGAGCAGAAAAGCCGAAAGAACAAAACCCAAAAGAAGAAAAGATAAAAGACGCCTGGAGGAGGGAGAGAGGGTGGCCGAGCTTGCGAGGCCCTCTCACCCACCAGCCGCCACCGGGAACAGCTCGCACCTCCCAGCACACTCACCCACCAACCTCGCTCACCTACCAGCACACTCGCCCACCGGCGGTGGATCTGTCTCTGGATCTGTCTCTGTGGAGTTGTCAAAGAACTTGCAGCGCTCGGGCTTTGGTGGAAGTCCTCGAAGGTGAGGGGCTTCGCGGGATGCAGTTGGTTGGGTTGTCTCGAGTAGGTGATGCGTGCAGTCCGTGGGCCGGAATCGGCTGGCCGACGGTAAACGGCTCGG
This sequence is a window from Nocardia yunnanensis. Protein-coding genes within it:
- a CDS encoding ABC transporter ATP-binding protein, with translation MPSIVLQRVSLGHGSAAVLTEVEATFAAARCTAVTGPSGAGKTTLLRLLNRFGEPDSGRVLLDGTPVAELDVLALRRRVGLVPQRPVLLTDTVADEIRVGQAVSAERVQELIQAVGLPEGFAVRRCAELSGGEAQRVCLARALAVRPEVLLLDEPTSALDGVSAAAIGDLVRAHVAAGGSVVLVSHDPGFVADVADEVWTLRGGRLTPVAQAGNQS
- a CDS encoding ABC transporter permease, yielding MTAGLSVPDWTGVGASLSLVAIAAAIAYRQQLHLTRELLIASARAGVQLVAVGAILLILFRHTGLPGALGWVVLMIVIAGQVAGRRGAGLPHARRSATIGVAFGACLTLGALIVLGIISTQARVVVPVGGMIVSSAMQATGIALRRLVEDARRARDAVEARLALGLSARQAFLPHQRSALRTALIPAIDATKVVGLISLPGAMTGLILAGVDPLTAIRYQIVVMYMLLAATTLAALAATRVAERTLFDDAQRLIRLPD
- a CDS encoding polyprenyl synthetase family protein — its product is MRASKPSKFTIGQHHQGRRRWGLSRPVAAALTGHDETCGRAPESISRPLDPATERRARRRLGEARTAIEPVLRSAVGALADPLDRMAGYHFGWCDADGVEIAGAQGKALRPALTFAAARACGGDANKAVHAAAAVELLHNFSLVHDDVMDTDPFRHGRPTVWRVWGETSATLLGDALQALALGVLCDGAPEGVTSEAVIRLARATVMLCRGQYEDCAFESRPAVTVDQYLSMAAGKTGALLGCACALGALCAGADHRVVSAMHTFGTELGLVFQLVDDFIDIWGDPEVTGKPAHSDLLHRKQSFPVVCALESETAAGRDLARLYQSRHPMTAARAARAADMIEEAGGRQRTLRHASNALDAAFESLPDEPAAADLAALARLVAHRDR
- a CDS encoding MFS transporter; amino-acid sequence: MAIRTRLTPDQRNAFLAAQLGWTMDAFDYFLVVFVYADIAKSFHMQKSEVAFITTATLIMRPVGALLFGLWADRIGRRIPLMVDVAMYSVVGFLCAFSPNFTVLVILRMIYGIGMGGEWGLGAALAMEKIPAERRGFFSGLLQEGYSFGYLLASLASLLVTNWLGLSWRWLFGLSVIPALIILILRARVKESEVWQSTQQRMISTRTSFRDILTNPAIVRRFVYLVILMTAFNWMSHGTQDVYPTFLSATQHGGAGLSTATAKWIAVIYNIGAILGGLIFGSLSQKYGRRYTIIFCALLGLPIVPLFAYSRTAAMLCLGSLLIQVAVQGAWGVIPAHLTEMSPDAIRGFYPGVTYQLGNLLASLNLPIQERLAESHGYPFALAVTAVPVFLAVAILTAIGKEAKGIRFGGSDNPTAAPVTSG
- a CDS encoding class I SAM-dependent methyltransferase, with amino-acid sequence MTRPADSWNTVYEEDTAPWVIGEPQPAIVALERAGEINGRVLEPGCGAGEHTILLTALGYDVLGIDFSPSAIDYARANAKSRDVPDVRFEVADALTLGDRPEFQAAFDTVVDSALFHVFGTDPDTRAAYVRSLHAVCKPGGTLHLLALSDAEPGFGPRISDMLIRESFTDGWELERLEPTRYRGRVTPVVADQAAGLEVSASGLVDIAAWMARLRRL
- a CDS encoding glutamine amidotransferase; translated protein: MPKSCLLLQLRPEQAASDQEYQAILEAGGLAASEVVRVEMNRGMPDIDLDAHWAVIVGGGPSNVSYPEAKKYDYQKVFEPELRKLLIEIVRQDFPYLGACYGLSMLAEALGGVVSTERYGETAGATTIELTENAAKDTLLHGLPESFRAFVGHKESCQDVPPGSVLLARSAGCPVQGVRVGENVYATQFHPELDGHGLALRIEIYRHEGYFDPNEADSLTELGHRENISVPQEILRRFVERYRP